One genomic region from Halomicrobium zhouii encodes:
- a CDS encoding metal-dependent hydrolase — translation MPVDLPVGDHAAFLWMAVATHALVGYTLGKVLVDEPAWGLLGGVAADLDLLFPLAWQPPLVHRGVTHTVLAAALLTLLVARWRRSAGLAVGTAYASQLAIDATTPAGIPLLYPITTARVGVELGGHSRSATVLLWAGCLAALYRWQ, via the coding sequence GTGCCGGTCGACCTGCCAGTCGGTGACCACGCCGCCTTCCTCTGGATGGCTGTCGCCACACACGCGCTCGTGGGATACACCCTCGGGAAAGTGCTCGTCGACGAACCGGCCTGGGGCCTGCTGGGCGGCGTCGCCGCCGACCTCGACCTGCTCTTCCCGCTGGCGTGGCAGCCGCCGCTGGTCCACCGGGGCGTCACGCACACCGTTCTCGCGGCCGCCCTCCTGACGCTACTGGTCGCACGCTGGCGCCGGTCTGCCGGCCTGGCCGTTGGTACCGCCTACGCCTCCCAACTGGCCATCGATGCGACGACGCCCGCGGGCATCCCGCTCCTGTATCCCATCACGACGGCTCGCGTGGGCGTCGAACTCGGCGGTCACTCCCGTTCGGCGACGGTACTCCTCTGGGCTGGCTGCCTCGCGGCGCTGTATCGGTGGCAGTGA
- a CDS encoding ABC transporter ATP-binding protein has product MCPPAIATEGLRKEFDDAVAVRDLDLSIPRGEIYGFLGPNGAGKTTTLRMLTTLTTPTAGTAHIAGESVGDRAAVVEHLGFLPEQPPVYGELTGREQLEYVAGLRDVDDWDHVEDLLERFDLAGDADRRVEAYSKGMKQKLGLVQALLHRPDVLFLDEPTSGLDPRAARTVRDVIAEVAREETTIFLSTHILPVVEELADTVGVLSDGRLVTEGSPAELTRRAEDGAEAGDGSLEDVFLDVTAEAPSGDSAVEADAPGTQR; this is encoded by the coding sequence ATGTGTCCGCCGGCAATCGCGACCGAGGGGCTCCGCAAGGAGTTCGACGACGCGGTCGCGGTGCGCGACCTCGATCTGTCGATCCCACGGGGGGAAATCTACGGGTTTCTCGGGCCGAACGGGGCGGGAAAGACGACGACGCTGCGGATGCTCACGACGTTGACGACGCCGACGGCGGGGACGGCTCACATCGCCGGCGAATCGGTCGGCGACCGGGCGGCCGTCGTCGAGCACCTCGGCTTCCTGCCGGAGCAACCGCCGGTGTACGGCGAGTTGACGGGCCGAGAGCAACTGGAGTACGTCGCCGGGCTGCGGGACGTCGACGACTGGGACCACGTCGAGGACCTGCTGGAGCGCTTCGACCTCGCCGGCGACGCCGACCGGCGCGTCGAGGCGTACTCGAAGGGGATGAAACAGAAGCTCGGGCTGGTCCAGGCGCTACTGCACCGGCCCGACGTCCTCTTCCTCGACGAGCCGACCAGCGGGCTAGACCCACGGGCGGCCCGGACCGTCAGGGACGTCATCGCCGAGGTGGCCCGCGAGGAGACGACCATCTTCCTCTCGACGCACATCCTCCCGGTCGTCGAGGAACTCGCCGATACGGTAGGCGTGCTCTCGGACGGCCGCCTCGTCACCGAGGGCAGCCCCGCGGAGCTGACCCGCCGCGCCGAAGACGGTGCCGAGGCCGGTGACGGCTCGCTAGAGGACGTCTTCCTCGACGTGACTGCCGAGGCGCCGTCGGGGGACAGCGCGGTCGAAGCGGACGCGCCAGGCACCCAGCGATGA
- a CDS encoding DUF5611 family protein produces MREYKMRRGEHLEDRVPDMEAFVEDYFGEPTDTEEYKGNDLLVVEEPENPVFERVVAGTIEFSGKKNKLALNITERPAEDVIAEGHVDAAEDAVNAKNDFLEEATGRDAKARRDSMKRDVEDDADAPDDV; encoded by the coding sequence ATGCGAGAGTACAAGATGCGTCGGGGGGAACACCTCGAAGACCGCGTTCCTGACATGGAGGCATTTGTCGAGGATTACTTCGGTGAACCGACCGACACGGAGGAGTACAAGGGGAACGACCTCCTGGTCGTCGAAGAGCCCGAGAATCCGGTGTTCGAACGCGTCGTCGCCGGAACTATCGAATTCAGTGGCAAGAAGAACAAGCTGGCGCTCAACATCACCGAGCGGCCGGCCGAGGACGTCATCGCCGAGGGCCACGTCGACGCCGCGGAGGACGCCGTCAACGCCAAGAACGACTTTCTCGAGGAGGCGACCGGCCGTGACGCCAAGGCCCGCCGCGACTCCATGAAACGCGACGTCGAGGACGACGCCGACGCGCCCGACGACGTCTAG
- a CDS encoding RNA-binding protein translates to MNVKSRHHLRADAIDDIETAVSENLGVDVEADSYEKVEFDDSDWEVVLVDGEPLVLYVDDEPFLTVQGLNAFPPTEHIVTVDAGAVSFVSDGADVMRPGITEADDDISEGDLVAINEESHGKFLAVGRAKASGDDMVGDSGKVVESIHHVGDDLFEFTV, encoded by the coding sequence ATGAACGTCAAGTCGCGCCACCACCTCCGGGCGGACGCAATCGACGACATCGAGACGGCCGTGTCGGAGAACCTCGGCGTCGACGTCGAGGCCGACAGCTACGAGAAAGTCGAGTTCGACGACAGCGACTGGGAAGTCGTCCTCGTCGACGGCGAACCGCTCGTCCTCTACGTGGACGACGAGCCGTTCCTCACCGTCCAGGGACTCAACGCCTTCCCGCCGACCGAGCACATCGTCACCGTCGACGCCGGCGCCGTCTCGTTCGTCTCCGACGGTGCGGACGTGATGCGCCCGGGCATCACCGAGGCCGACGACGACATCTCCGAGGGCGACCTGGTGGCCATCAACGAGGAGTCCCACGGCAAGTTCCTCGCCGTCGGCCGCGCGAAGGCCTCCGGCGACGACATGGTCGGCGACTCCGGCAAGGTCGTCGAGTCCATCCACCACGTCGGCGACGACCTCTTCGAGTTCACGGTGTAG
- a CDS encoding ABC transporter ATP-binding protein produces the protein MTAPAIDVRELRKSYGDVQALDGLSLTVESGEFFGLLGPNGAGKTTFINSLVGLVHADGGTAEVFGFDVEADYREARDRIGLAPQEYNVDRFFPIHEVLEHKAGYHGVPHDVAEERAADALKTVGIWDKRDTRFDWLSGGMKRRFVLARALVSDPDLLILDEPTAGVDVELRRDLWELITDLNDDGTTILLTTHYIEEAERLCDRVAIMNEGNKVEVATPQDLMERGTDTVEVGLASAPTTAPTLDVDGVHGVTVEGDTLLVTAAGGSTLAPAVMRDLESQGYTVTSLDVRRASLEEVFVDLTRAERTQSVETEVAQ, from the coding sequence ATGACGGCACCCGCCATCGACGTCCGCGAGCTACGCAAATCCTACGGTGACGTGCAGGCCCTCGACGGCCTCTCGCTCACCGTGGAGTCGGGGGAGTTCTTCGGGTTGCTCGGGCCGAACGGCGCGGGCAAGACCACGTTCATCAACTCGCTGGTCGGGCTGGTCCACGCCGACGGCGGGACCGCGGAGGTGTTCGGCTTCGACGTGGAGGCCGACTACCGTGAGGCCAGGGACCGCATCGGTCTGGCGCCCCAGGAGTACAACGTCGACCGGTTCTTCCCGATTCACGAGGTTCTGGAGCACAAGGCCGGTTACCACGGCGTTCCCCACGACGTCGCCGAAGAGCGGGCGGCCGACGCGCTCAAGACTGTCGGCATCTGGGACAAGCGCGATACGCGCTTCGACTGGCTCTCGGGCGGGATGAAACGGCGGTTCGTCCTCGCCCGCGCGCTCGTCTCCGACCCGGACCTGCTCATTCTCGACGAGCCGACGGCGGGCGTGGACGTCGAACTCCGCCGGGACCTCTGGGAGCTCATCACCGACCTGAACGACGACGGGACCACCATCCTGCTGACGACGCACTACATCGAGGAGGCCGAGCGCCTCTGTGACCGCGTCGCCATCATGAACGAGGGGAACAAGGTGGAGGTCGCGACGCCCCAGGACCTGATGGAGCGGGGCACCGACACCGTCGAAGTGGGACTGGCGTCGGCCCCGACCACCGCGCCGACGCTCGACGTCGACGGCGTCCACGGCGTGACGGTCGAGGGCGACACGCTGCTGGTGACCGCCGCGGGCGGGAGCACCCTCGCCCCCGCGGTGATGCGGGACCTCGAATCGCAGGGGTACACCGTCACCTCGCTGGACGTCCGCCGGGCGTCACTGGAGGAGGTGTTCGTCGACCTCACGAGGGCGGAGCGCACACAGAGCGTCGAGACGGAGGTGGCACAGTGA
- a CDS encoding ABC transporter permease, which yields MRSTGFRTLLRREILRYVRRPRNTFLPPVITNLLYFTVFGVVLGARIDLGDVGLQQTGLSPSEAYILFILPGLVVLGMISNAFENASFSIFHGRWNEYIHEVLTSPLSHTEMVLAYVTASALRGVVVGCIIWAIGWLFAPVPLVNPFYLLAFTVVIPVLFAGFGLIGGLWAEDFDYLTVMNQFIIRPLVFFGAVFYPLEALDGIALTVSYFNPMVYMVNGVRYGVVPGAVDVAPDVSLAVLTGLTVAVVALDIALVKRGYGLVE from the coding sequence GTGAGAAGTACGGGCTTCCGGACGCTGCTGCGCCGGGAGATCCTCCGGTACGTCCGTCGGCCGCGCAACACCTTCCTGCCGCCGGTGATCACCAACCTGCTGTACTTCACCGTCTTCGGCGTCGTCCTCGGCGCGCGCATCGACCTGGGCGACGTCGGCCTCCAGCAGACCGGCCTCTCGCCCAGCGAGGCGTACATCCTGTTCATCCTCCCTGGCCTCGTCGTGCTCGGGATGATCTCCAACGCCTTCGAGAACGCGTCGTTCTCCATCTTCCACGGGCGCTGGAACGAGTACATCCACGAGGTGCTCACCTCGCCGCTGTCCCACACCGAGATGGTGCTGGCCTACGTCACGGCGTCGGCGCTACGCGGCGTCGTCGTCGGCTGCATCATCTGGGCCATCGGCTGGCTGTTCGCCCCGGTGCCGCTGGTCAACCCGTTCTACCTGCTGGCCTTCACCGTCGTCATCCCGGTCCTGTTCGCCGGCTTCGGCCTGATCGGCGGCCTCTGGGCGGAAGACTTCGACTACCTGACGGTGATGAACCAGTTCATCATCCGGCCGCTCGTCTTCTTCGGCGCCGTGTTCTACCCGCTGGAGGCCCTGGACGGCATCGCGCTGACGGTGTCGTACTTCAACCCGATGGTGTACATGGTCAACGGCGTCCGGTACGGCGTCGTCCCCGGCGCCGTGGACGTCGCGCCGGACGTTTCGCTGGCGGTGTTGACCGGGCTGACCGTCGCCGTGGTCGCCCTCGATATCGCGCTCGTCAAGCGCGGCTACGGGCTCGTGGAGTAG
- a CDS encoding ABC transporter substrate-binding protein, with the protein MRVVTLLPSATEIAYALGVEPVGVSHECDYPPEAAALPSVNRSRVDPEASSAEINDQVAEAEASDGVYAVDKDALAAVDPDLIVTQGVCDVCAVDHVLVEEAVADLGLDAEVLTMDVHSLADLFDTIERFGDALGEREAAAGLVASLRDRVEAVEETAAEASAGDDESPRVAVLDWLDPVMVAGHWVPEMVEKAGGAYDMEDAGAHSRPREWMEVREYDPEVLVVAPCGFDLDQTRENLADVTDRPGWGELSAVQEGRVHLVDGHHYVNRSGPRLVDTLEFLAALIHPERFDRPPADAVQSLATAQR; encoded by the coding sequence ATGCGCGTAGTCACGCTGCTTCCCTCAGCCACCGAAATCGCGTACGCGCTCGGCGTCGAACCCGTGGGCGTCTCGCACGAGTGCGACTACCCGCCGGAGGCCGCGGCGTTGCCGTCGGTCAACCGCTCCCGCGTCGATCCGGAGGCCTCCAGCGCCGAGATAAACGATCAGGTGGCCGAGGCGGAGGCGAGCGACGGTGTTTATGCGGTCGATAAGGACGCCCTCGCTGCCGTCGACCCGGACCTGATCGTCACCCAGGGCGTCTGCGACGTCTGCGCGGTCGACCACGTCCTCGTCGAGGAGGCCGTCGCCGACCTGGGACTCGACGCCGAGGTGCTGACGATGGACGTTCACAGCCTGGCTGACCTGTTCGACACCATCGAGCGCTTCGGCGACGCCCTCGGTGAGCGCGAGGCCGCCGCCGGACTGGTCGCGAGCCTACGCGACCGCGTCGAGGCGGTCGAGGAGACGGCGGCCGAGGCGTCCGCGGGCGACGACGAAAGTCCCCGCGTCGCGGTGCTCGACTGGCTCGACCCCGTGATGGTCGCGGGCCACTGGGTTCCCGAGATGGTCGAGAAAGCGGGCGGAGCGTACGACATGGAAGACGCCGGTGCACACTCACGCCCGCGTGAGTGGATGGAGGTCCGCGAGTACGACCCCGAGGTGCTCGTCGTCGCGCCCTGCGGCTTCGACCTGGACCAGACCCGTGAGAACCTCGCCGACGTGACCGACCGACCGGGATGGGGCGAATTGAGCGCGGTCCAGGAGGGCCGGGTCCACCTCGTCGACGGCCACCACTACGTCAACCGGTCGGGACCGCGCCTCGTCGACACGCTGGAGTTCCTGGCGGCGCTGATCCATCCAGAGAGGTTCGACCGGCCCCCGGCGGACGCGGTGCAGTCGCTGGCGACGGCGCAACGGTAG
- a CDS encoding DUF21 domain-containing protein codes for MTLLETTWLAVGAVAVLLGCSAFFSSSEIAIFSLSAEADTDATRESAPDRRSETLARLREDPHRLLVTLLVGNNVVNVAISSIITVVLVDRLPAGQAVAAATIGASFTVLLFGEILPKAYGLGNAEKVSLAVARPIRVVGLLLLPLVIVFDGLTRRASGVLGVDAGIERPYTDDEPDGD; via the coding sequence ATGACTCTCCTCGAGACGACCTGGCTGGCGGTCGGGGCCGTGGCGGTTCTGCTCGGGTGTAGCGCCTTCTTCTCGAGCAGCGAGATCGCCATCTTCTCGCTGTCCGCGGAGGCGGACACCGACGCCACGCGGGAGAGTGCGCCGGACCGGCGGAGCGAGACGCTGGCTCGCCTCCGCGAGGACCCCCACCGCCTGCTCGTCACGCTGCTCGTCGGGAACAACGTCGTGAACGTGGCCATCTCCAGCATCATCACGGTCGTCCTGGTCGACCGGTTGCCCGCGGGACAGGCGGTGGCCGCGGCCACCATCGGCGCGAGCTTCACCGTCCTGCTGTTCGGAGAAATCCTGCCGAAGGCGTACGGGCTGGGCAACGCCGAGAAGGTGTCGCTGGCCGTGGCGCGCCCCATCCGCGTCGTCGGCCTCCTCCTGCTCCCGCTCGTGATCGTCTTCGACGGGCTGACGCGCCGGGCCAGCGGCGTCCTCGGCGTCGACGCCGGCATCGAACGACCGTACACGGACGACGAACCGGACGGCGATTGA
- a CDS encoding DUF7562 family protein: MLGSRRSRDVVTCIACGESVDRTDAREYDKHGDRWNRRDKEFEYLCKPCHRDLTHQPRSGLEDTLDDAGAGELDQARFLQQYHDLVRGRDSPK, encoded by the coding sequence ATGCTGGGATCCCGGCGCTCCCGGGACGTCGTCACCTGCATCGCCTGCGGTGAGTCCGTGGACCGGACCGACGCCCGAGAGTACGACAAACACGGCGACCGGTGGAATCGCCGCGACAAAGAGTTCGAGTACCTCTGCAAGCCCTGCCATCGCGACCTGACCCACCAGCCCCGGAGCGGCCTCGAAGATACCCTCGACGACGCCGGCGCCGGCGAACTCGACCAGGCCCGCTTCCTCCAGCAGTACCACGACCTCGTGCGGGGGCGCGACTCGCCGAAGTAA
- a CDS encoding cell division protein SepF, with protein sequence MGLMSKILGEGGSSRQTEDYVELHADDFDLGSEEAERQVRIARIGNKQDVIEIKDAVYDGDIVVADITRHSTQDRTMEQISDELKRVVNEVGGDIVQKDDDQLLITPAGVAISRERLGQ encoded by the coding sequence ATGGGATTGATGAGCAAGATTCTGGGAGAGGGCGGGTCGTCTCGCCAGACCGAGGACTACGTCGAACTGCACGCGGACGACTTCGACCTGGGTTCCGAAGAGGCAGAGCGACAGGTCCGGATCGCCCGAATCGGGAACAAGCAGGACGTCATCGAGATCAAAGACGCCGTCTACGACGGTGACATCGTCGTCGCCGACATCACGCGCCACAGCACGCAGGACCGGACGATGGAACAGATAAGCGACGAACTCAAGCGCGTCGTCAACGAGGTCGGCGGCGACATCGTCCAGAAGGACGACGACCAGTTGCTCATCACGCCGGCGGGCGTGGCGATCAGCCGCGAACGCCTCGGCCAGTAA
- a CDS encoding helix-turn-helix domain-containing protein — MALVGEGVLATPILSATVAELDDAELRLEEIRSIPDERLRFLVWVAERHLPGFEAAVATDETVRSFRHLTRTEDRRLYRLTLSETGQDVSTYLAAAEADIVILDLTVSADGMRFVARVPSREALRAYAEACGDRGVGFQLTRLYEDGTSEDASGGTEYGLTESQYEALSKALELGYFEVPRETSVSEIAAALDVSGQAVSTLLRRGEKNLLEHTLGRSST; from the coding sequence ATGGCACTCGTCGGCGAAGGCGTCCTCGCCACACCCATCCTCTCGGCGACGGTCGCCGAACTCGACGACGCGGAGTTACGACTCGAGGAGATACGGTCGATTCCCGACGAGCGACTCAGATTTCTCGTGTGGGTGGCGGAACGACACCTCCCCGGGTTCGAGGCGGCGGTGGCGACCGACGAGACGGTCCGGTCGTTCCGGCACCTCACTCGCACCGAGGACCGTCGGCTCTACCGGCTCACGCTCTCGGAGACGGGCCAGGACGTCTCGACGTACCTGGCCGCCGCCGAGGCGGACATCGTCATCCTCGACCTGACTGTCTCGGCTGACGGCATGCGGTTCGTCGCTCGGGTGCCTTCGCGCGAGGCGTTGCGGGCCTACGCGGAGGCCTGCGGGGATCGGGGCGTCGGATTTCAGTTGACCCGGCTGTACGAGGACGGAACGTCTGAGGACGCGAGTGGTGGAACGGAGTACGGGTTGACCGAATCCCAGTACGAGGCGCTGAGCAAGGCACTGGAACTGGGCTACTTCGAGGTTCCCCGTGAGACTTCAGTGAGCGAGATCGCCGCAGCACTCGACGTCTCGGGACAGGCGGTATCGACCCTGCTCCGCCGCGGAGAGAAGAACCTGCTGGAACACACACTCGGGAGGAGTAGCACTTAA
- a CDS encoding HalOD1 output domain-containing protein has protein sequence MTVDCNDPAAELTDGTTTCRVRPDETPSLAVVRAVAAASGLDPVGAGARTDSLEPLAESIDPEALDCIVESGCAGPGDTVSIEFSYADHLVTVRGGETVCVTVD, from the coding sequence ATGACTGTTGATTGTAACGATCCAGCCGCTGAACTGACAGACGGAACCACGACGTGCCGAGTTAGACCGGACGAGACGCCCTCACTCGCCGTCGTGCGTGCCGTCGCTGCGGCGTCCGGGCTCGACCCCGTCGGGGCGGGCGCAAGAACTGACTCGCTCGAACCGCTCGCAGAGAGCATCGACCCCGAGGCGCTCGATTGTATCGTCGAATCCGGGTGTGCCGGCCCCGGAGACACCGTCTCCATCGAGTTCTCGTACGCGGACCACCTGGTCACTGTTCGCGGCGGGGAGACCGTCTGTGTGACGGTCGACTAA
- a CDS encoding ABC transporter permease family protein: MDRPDPSSFVVSILRGVGVAAWTWVAFAAVSATILVRVDDEMQAALDGAVSSSFVESFLGVLTFDFGLSILYQEPAIDIVSTALPTTLLLLGQVAVVAAVLGGALVALSRNGPGARRLVEVFGYLGAFPVPVVLFGCYALGTSTGWAWLSPGAGGSLGNWLEATALALPIAAVTGRVVVREPRNRGWLIDAWLFGMWILGTVVFVERAAEIPGLGYFYMDANRAFDVPLTFAIGAALVLLGLVGVVARELAVSAGSSDRFGSADAGPGPAVPDGGTGVSDLDTVLRDDRRVQAGLAGFGVFLAIGVVGSVLLDPVPVGQIPQSPIRATVEALGVVTFAAVGVATVASVLGVAFGLLSARVRYGRAATALTVGLAANVSFFVWMQFARAAIDLPLPDSVWLGVAVTPPVALVARRKLAGRAGIPVAALWRPLGVAVTGAAVAALVVVQIQLVGSASGHVLEPPTGVAVGLPVLSLFLLGEGLRRR; the protein is encoded by the coding sequence ATGGACCGCCCAGATCCGTCCTCGTTCGTGGTCTCCATCCTCCGCGGCGTCGGGGTCGCGGCCTGGACGTGGGTCGCCTTCGCCGCAGTGTCGGCCACCATCCTCGTCCGGGTGGACGACGAGATGCAGGCCGCACTCGACGGCGCGGTTTCCTCGTCCTTCGTCGAGTCGTTCCTCGGCGTGCTGACCTTCGACTTCGGCCTGTCGATCTTGTACCAGGAGCCGGCGATCGACATAGTGTCTACCGCCCTGCCGACGACGCTTCTGCTCCTCGGACAGGTCGCAGTCGTGGCGGCCGTCCTCGGCGGCGCGCTCGTCGCGCTCTCGCGGAACGGCCCCGGCGCTCGCCGGCTCGTGGAGGTGTTCGGGTACCTCGGCGCGTTCCCGGTGCCCGTCGTCCTGTTCGGCTGCTACGCGCTAGGTACCTCGACCGGATGGGCGTGGCTCTCGCCCGGTGCAGGTGGCTCCCTCGGAAACTGGCTCGAAGCGACCGCCCTGGCCCTTCCCATCGCCGCCGTGACCGGTCGAGTCGTCGTCCGTGAGCCCCGAAACCGCGGCTGGCTGATCGACGCCTGGCTCTTCGGGATGTGGATCCTGGGAACGGTCGTCTTCGTGGAGAGAGCGGCCGAAATCCCCGGCCTGGGATACTTCTACATGGATGCGAACAGGGCTTTCGACGTCCCCCTCACCTTCGCGATCGGGGCGGCGCTCGTCCTGCTCGGTCTCGTCGGCGTCGTCGCCCGCGAACTCGCGGTCTCCGCCGGGTCGAGCGACCGGTTCGGAAGCGCGGACGCGGGACCCGGCCCCGCTGTGCCCGACGGCGGTACAGGCGTCAGCGACCTTGACACCGTTCTCCGGGACGATCGGCGCGTCCAGGCCGGTCTCGCCGGCTTCGGCGTGTTCCTGGCTATCGGCGTCGTCGGCAGCGTCCTGCTGGATCCGGTGCCAGTCGGGCAAATACCGCAGTCACCGATCCGTGCGACGGTCGAGGCCCTCGGCGTCGTCACGTTCGCAGCGGTCGGCGTGGCGACCGTCGCCAGCGTCCTCGGCGTCGCGTTCGGCCTGCTCTCGGCCCGCGTTCGGTACGGTCGGGCCGCGACGGCGCTCACCGTCGGGCTCGCGGCGAACGTCTCGTTTTTCGTCTGGATGCAGTTCGCACGGGCTGCGATCGACCTGCCGCTGCCGGACTCGGTCTGGCTCGGGGTCGCCGTCACGCCACCGGTCGCGCTGGTCGCGAGGCGGAAACTGGCCGGTCGTGCGGGGATACCCGTCGCGGCCCTGTGGCGCCCTCTCGGCGTCGCCGTGACCGGCGCTGCCGTGGCGGCTCTCGTCGTCGTCCAGATCCAACTGGTGGGCAGTGCGAGCGGACACGTTCTCGAACCTCCCACTGGAGTCGCGGTCGGGCTCCCGGTCCTCTCGTTGTTTCTGCTCGGCGAGGGGCTCCGGCGTCGGTGA
- a CDS encoding DUF6432 family protein has protein sequence MRVKPAYRDRDETEVAVLDALADRREEGMTVFEIRSRVDADIDRLEDALAELKEDDLILVNHENERTVIVPEDGVVGPADVDDEESLLDALRRRLPL, from the coding sequence ATGAGAGTGAAGCCGGCGTATCGCGACCGTGACGAGACGGAGGTCGCGGTTCTCGACGCACTCGCCGACCGGCGCGAGGAGGGGATGACCGTGTTCGAGATCCGGTCGCGCGTCGACGCCGACATCGACCGTCTCGAAGACGCGCTCGCCGAACTCAAGGAAGACGACCTGATCCTGGTGAACCACGAGAACGAGCGAACCGTCATCGTCCCCGAAGACGGCGTCGTCGGCCCGGCAGACGTCGACGACGAGGAATCACTGCTGGATGCGCTCCGGCGCCGACTGCCGCTGTAA
- the ubaA gene encoding SAMP-activating enzyme E1: MVDLDATQLDRYSRHVIMDDVGPAGQEALLEASVLVVGAGGLGSPVLQYLAAAGVGTLGIVDDDVVERSNLQRQVIHGDADVGRPKVESAREFVADLNPDVTVETYETRFDSDNAADLVGQHDLVVDASDNFPTRFLVSDACTVAGVPFFHGAVYRFEGQVTTFSGDGPCYRCLFPEAPPEGAVPDCSTAGVLGVLPGTVGCLQATEVVKWVVGEGESLEGRLLAFDASAMSFDEVPVNRNPDCPVCGDDPSVNSVDGVSYEGRCSLSD; the protein is encoded by the coding sequence ATGGTCGACCTCGACGCCACGCAGCTCGACCGCTACTCGCGTCACGTCATCATGGACGACGTGGGGCCGGCGGGCCAGGAAGCCCTGCTCGAGGCGAGCGTTCTCGTCGTCGGTGCGGGCGGACTGGGGTCGCCGGTCCTGCAGTACCTCGCGGCCGCCGGCGTCGGCACCCTGGGAATCGTCGACGACGACGTCGTCGAGCGCTCCAACCTCCAGCGCCAGGTGATCCACGGCGACGCGGACGTCGGCCGGCCGAAGGTCGAGAGCGCCCGCGAGTTCGTCGCCGACCTGAACCCCGACGTCACCGTCGAGACGTACGAGACGCGCTTCGACAGCGACAACGCCGCCGATCTCGTCGGACAGCACGACCTCGTCGTCGACGCCTCGGACAACTTCCCGACGCGCTTCCTGGTCAGCGACGCCTGCACCGTCGCCGGCGTTCCGTTCTTCCACGGCGCCGTCTACCGCTTCGAGGGGCAGGTCACCACCTTCTCCGGCGACGGACCGTGCTACCGGTGTCTGTTCCCCGAGGCCCCGCCGGAGGGCGCCGTGCCCGACTGTTCGACCGCCGGCGTGCTCGGCGTGCTCCCCGGCACCGTCGGCTGTCTCCAGGCGACGGAGGTCGTCAAGTGGGTCGTCGGCGAGGGCGAGTCGCTGGAGGGCCGCCTGCTGGCCTTCGACGCCTCGGCGATGTCGTTCGACGAAGTGCCGGTCAATCGAAACCCCGACTGCCCGGTCTGCGGCGACGACCCCAGCGTGAACTCCGTCGATGGCGTCTCCTACGAGGGCCGCTGCTCGCTGTCGGATTGA
- a CDS encoding DUF7093 family protein, with protein MGLKCSVLGHKFGDATVERDREEQGSEVVITIREIEACRRCEEERVVSENKEVTTLETPDEPAGADAEPADESEETGSDESEPAAGAEDVTSDSADEADDAGDDREDDVETSGSADEEFDGPVDADDGTAVGDTPVDATEGAEILDAETEDDVVDDELADPSIEETGIGSDPVEEEPVEDDAVFIDEDDESDDGDGGREPGAWPEEPDDDRDDAWAPSDALDDEKPITAPDAGTENNAAVTIPDGQFRCPQCGYTTLVEDSSLRAGDFCPDCRKGSLVHEPRDETRKE; from the coding sequence ATGGGTCTCAAATGCTCCGTCCTTGGACACAAGTTCGGAGACGCGACGGTCGAACGCGACCGTGAGGAACAGGGGAGCGAGGTCGTGATCACCATCCGGGAGATCGAGGCCTGTCGCCGCTGCGAGGAGGAGCGGGTCGTCTCCGAGAACAAGGAAGTCACGACGCTGGAGACGCCGGACGAGCCCGCCGGTGCGGACGCGGAGCCCGCGGACGAATCCGAGGAGACGGGATCGGACGAGTCGGAACCGGCCGCCGGCGCCGAGGACGTGACGTCCGATTCCGCCGACGAGGCTGACGACGCTGGCGACGACCGCGAAGACGACGTCGAGACGTCCGGGAGCGCGGACGAGGAGTTCGACGGCCCCGTCGACGCGGACGACGGGACAGCCGTCGGCGATACCCCGGTCGACGCCACCGAGGGCGCCGAGATTCTGGATGCCGAGACCGAAGACGACGTCGTGGACGACGAACTCGCCGACCCCTCCATCGAGGAGACGGGTATCGGCAGCGACCCGGTCGAGGAGGAACCGGTCGAGGACGACGCCGTGTTCATCGACGAGGACGACGAGAGCGACGACGGCGACGGTGGTCGGGAGCCCGGCGCGTGGCCGGAGGAGCCAGACGACGACCGCGACGACGCGTGGGCACCGAGTGACGCGCTCGACGACGAGAAACCGATCACGGCCCCAGACGCTGGGACGGAGAACAACGCCGCCGTCACCATTCCGGACGGCCAGTTCCGCTGTCCCCAGTGTGGCTACACGACGCTGGTAGAGGACTCCTCGCTGCGAGCCGGTGACTTCTGTCCCGACTGTCGCAAGGGATCGCTCGTCCACGAACCACGGGACGAAACGCGAAAAGAGTAA